A window of Blautia argi genomic DNA:
TTGAAGGTCTATTTGTAATAAAGATATGAAAGAAAATAAGTATAAAAATTTAGAAGGTAGAAATAAGTTAATAGAGAAATTGACTCAAGAATATATTACTGCATCAGCCTCAGAGGCTACCATTATTTTAGGTAATCATGGATCAGGAAAATCACATGTAGTATTTGAAGTTATCAATAGAATACATAGCAAAAATAGACAAAATAACAAATTGCAAGTATATATTGCTGAAGGAGACAAATTATCTTTATACGAAAATTCTTCTAAGAGTTCCGTAGATAATATTGAAACTACTATTTCATTACCAATACGCTGGGGGATTGGAGTTGATATAGCGGCATCGGTATCAACTAAAAAAAATGATAGCCAATTTAATCAAATATCTAATCTTCTTAAAAAAAGATTTTCTTCTGATTTATTAATTTGCCTACCCGATTACTCTAAATTAGATAATAAAGTAAAATATCTGATTGAAATACTAATGAAGAATATAACCACTCTTGAAAGTACCTTTAGACATCATCTATATTTTCTCATAAGTGATGTTGATGATTCATGCATAAAGGATTTTCTATCTTGTTCTACAATCGAAAAAAATGTATTGGAAGACTATGATGAAAATGATATTTTACAATATCTAACTGAAAAACATAAAATAATTGTAAAGAAAAAGGACATAGAGGAAAAGATTAAACAAATCAAAAAAATTTGTGCGTCTAATTTAAAATTAGTCGATTTTCTGTATATAGATTTAGTAGAGCAAAATGTTGATTTTTTTAGAGCCTTAGATTCAGTGGTTACATACAGATTGGGTGAACTTAAAAAGAAAGGTCTAACCAGAAATGTAAATGAATATGATATGGAAGACATCATTTTGTCTTCCTCAATTAGCCTAAAAAACTTTGGTAGTCAAGAAATTGCAAGCATAACACATAAAGAAACAAACACTGTTCGAGAGAGTCTATATCTAGCTCAAAAGCAAGCGTTGCTGAAAAAAAACTCGTTGAACTTTTATTCTTTCGCTTGTGATGAAATACAAAAAATTCTGAAGAAAGAACTAAATGATAAGAATAAAGAAAGATATTTAGATTATTACAATTATTATAGTAACAAGGAACAAGATCAATATTTTTTAAGAGCATACTATTTATGGGCATACAATGGATATTTGAAAGATGACATTTTTGCCCTTCTTATACTTTCCTATTCAGAAGCACTTAGTTTTAATAATTTGGAACAAATTAAAAAAATTGAAAGGTTGATTGGAAAAGAAAAAGATTCCTATTACTATGATGATTTTGAAGCAATAAAATCATTTTACAATACCCTACGTGAAGGGGGATCGGATTATGATAAACTTAATGGGATGTACCATAATTTACAAAAAGATTATTTCGAGATTCCCTTAAAGGCAGAACTGGCAAGAGCTTATTTCCATTTTATGTATAGGAATTATAAACCTTGGTATTTACAATTGAAACAAATATTAAGTCAGCTCGTTCAGTATGCTGAAGAACCTATATATTTAGTCCTATTACAATATCCTATAGAGATGCCTATCGTTGATGAAACTGTTTTGAAACTTAGGATTATCTATGATATTGCACCCTATATCTTAGATGTTTTGAACAACACAGAGTTATTTAAACGGATCTATGATCTTAGCCTTTCACTTAGCAGGAATATACAAACTTCTCAATCTAGTAAAAGCATTGCTAAATATATGGAGAATGTATTTAATCGGAAAGCGTTTCTGTTTGTAAACCAGACGCAATGTAATATTTATTATGACAAAGCAAAAAAGTATTTTTATGACAATCAGATCTGGGATGAATATTGTATCACATTAATCTGTGAAGCAGGAACAGACATAGTTATACAAAAATATAATGAAGCTATACAGGCATGCAGAAAAGCTATGCAAGTTTCTATAGAAAATGAAATATCAATACCATACCCACAGAAAATACTAAATAACATGATAATAGCAGATTTTCTTAGGTATGAACAATCCCATACAAAAAAATATTGCTTTAGATATGCAAAGAAAACCGTCAAAAAATTAAGGAAACAATTACAACGTATCTCATGTGCAACAGAATTTGTTATTCTCACTAATATATGTTCGCTAAGTCTTTATTACGGTAATATTTCAGAATATCTCAAATTCAAAAAATATTTGGAGCATCTAATGGATTGCGATGATGTGTCAAATATTGAAGATGATGATGTGGATGACTTTTATCGTTATTATTTTGCTTGGTTCGAAGTATATAGATATATATTAGATGAAAAATGGGAGAGTGCAACAGAAATTACTAATTTATTAGGTGATTTTGTTCCATCATTATTTCAAAAGCAAGAAGTTTTTTGGGATAAGAAACTTCTTGCTTTGAAAGAGATTATTTTGAATCGTCAAATATTAGATGGATATGATTTTTGTAATAATCTAGTACCTTTGAAACGACGATCTAGCGAATTGGCTTCTTTTTTCTGCCGGGGGCTTATGCTATCTGATTTGCAATATACATCTTATGATTGAAGTATATCATAATTTGAAAAAGAACACGCCATTATTGTCTTATAAATATCTTTATAATCTAAATGCATTATATTCTCAAACAGAAACGCTACCGAGCTATGTTTTATAGTATATGGTGTTCCAGCTATATCGATAAGATATGGCTGGTCTTTTTCTATACGGAAATCAAATCTCGCATAGTCTTTAATGCTTAAAATTTGTGCAGCTTTAACTGCTTGCTTTTTAATTTGTTCTATTACTGTTGGACTCAATCTATCGGATAGTTTTCTAAACGAATAGTTATATAGGTTTGATGTTAAGGAATCTAAAAAATCATTACCATTTATAACAATTTCCACTGGCTCAAGTGCATAATACTTTCCCTTAAACTGTATTACTAAAACTTCACATTCTAGGCCGCTAATATATTCTTGTATGAGTAGTTGTTTAGTGTTCATCCGTTGTAGTGTCATATCAACTGTTTTCAAATTTTCTTTTGTTAAATATATTTTATTGTCTGTAAGCAAGCCTATACTTGCTGATTCATGAATATTCTTTAAAAGTATTGTCGTATCCAAAAAAGGTTCTAATATATTATGATTATTAAATGTATAAAGAACAGACTTTGGTGTTAATATCCCCATATTAGAAAGTACCTGTGTAAAAATCCATTTATTTCTCAATAAGGATATGGTAAAAGCATTTGATCCAGTATATTTAAGACCGCATAAATCGCAAAAAGCAGGGATTAATGATTTTTTTCCCTCAGCAATTCCGTCTCTGCTAAAATTATATATGTAACATTCTGTGGATGAGGGATGCTCATCCATCACAAATTTTATGAAATCCAATTCTGAGTAAAAAACTTTGGCATAACCAAAAATATAAAATAATGTCGAAGCAATTTCAGCAAATTCTCTTCTAGAAAAAAACTCACTTTCATCAGTATGAACAATATAGTTATTGTTCTTTGTAGTTTTATTTTGTGTGTCAGCTATTATTAGCAAATCGAAATTTATATCTATATTCTTAAAATAAGCTAAACACTCTTGAATTATATCCATACTCATTGTCTCCTTATTACGTAATTTGTAAAATTTTTTCTAAATCCAAGACGTTTATAAAATTTTTCTGCCTCTTCATCATAAACGTTTACCCGTAATTCCTTGTTTGTGAGTTTAGAAAATGTAATTATATTTTCTAAAATTTGAGTTCCTAATCGTTGTCTTCGATAAGATTTATCAAGATAAATTCTTCTCAGCAGAAAAAAATTTTTTTCAATAGCTATATCTATAAACCCAATGCTTTTCTTTTCTTTTTGTATGATATAAGGATATTCATTATTTTCAAAGTATGATGGTTTAGTTAAACTAAAGTTTTCGTCAGGATGCTTATAGATATACTCTTCCAAAAGTTTTTGGGTATAACTTAGTGCTTGAGATGTATTCATTATATACGAATACTCATTTTTATTATTATGCCAGTTTATAAAATATTGTTTTGGATTAGAATAATACTTTTGGCACATTGTTATAGCCATATCATATTCGATTATATTGTTCATTTCTGATGCAACATAATTGGGTATTTCTAAAGTGTGAATTTGGATTTCGTCCAAAAAATCATTAAAATAGTCATCCCAGAAGTTTTCGCTATTAGATAAATTTTCAGGAGTACTGATATCAGCAATAATTTTTTTGAAAATTTCTGCATCAGATTTACTCCAAAAAGATACTCCAAAAAATGCATGGTTCTGAAAAGCAACCAATTTCAAAGGAAATTATTCGCCCATTTTTATCAAGAATAGGTTTCCAAGCGTCAAATTCCGGATTTAAATATTTCATTACATAATAATAGCTATAAGGTTTGTTAATAAAAATATTCTCTGCCAAAACAACATCACCTTCAATGATGAAAGTATCACCTATAATATTAACAATACTGTATATCCCATAGAGCGTAGATACTGAACAATTGGGATCAGATACGATGGTACAACCATATTTTTCTTGTAAAAATGTATATTGATCTGCATATATTCCTGCAATTATAACAATATCATTTATTCCAAAGTCATTTAAAATTAGAATTGTTCTCTCAATATTGGGAAGTCCAAGAATTGGTAATAAAGGCTTATGGGTATATTGTTTTTCCTCAATCATACGGGAACTATGTCCAGCAGCTAAAATTATTGCATTCAAAATATATTCTCCTACATTATTCTCTTTGTACTTCGATATGGGATAATAAGGTATTATCTAATATCATTCCGATACCGGATAACTCCTAAATATCCTTTAACATTCATAAAACTAAGAATGAGAAGTACTATTTTCATATGAGAAGATTTGATTTTACGTTCAATTGAAACCTTATGGAAAAGAGGGGATGATCAGTAGAACATGCAATGGAAGGGCTAAAAATTCCTGAAAAAGAAAATAGCAAATATTTAGATGAATAAGAAAGCATTAAAGTACAAAATATATGAATTTTGAAAATAGTAAGGTGAGCTGTGCTCTGGCTGTTCCCTTATTGTATGGTATGGATAACTACGCATACTCTTTGAATAAAATTCTAAAGCTGTTTAGTACTAGAAAAGATATAGACGAAAATAAAGTAAAATCACAAGCTAGAGTTGTGGGAAGAAACAAATCTTCTTTACTGTTGAAAGAGAAGGCTTATCCAGTAGAAAATAGTCCGATTTTACGTTAAAAAATTGTGTACAAGATTGCATATAGTTGTAAAATTTAGTATAATATCAGTTATTAAAGACGGAAGCAAAAAAGGAGGAATTCCATGAATAAACGTATCGCGAAGAAGAATTTAAAAAAAAGCTTTTAAAGAAATGGAAAGTAGCCGTGGAAATGGCGTTTCAGTTATTATAAAAACACAGGCATACGTAGATAAAAATGGAAAAGAATGCGATCCATTAGAAACACCAAATGCCAGATTTATCCAGTTAAAACGTCCTAAAATTCAATATATTAGGAATACGGAGAAATAAGAATACTATCTATATTAGAGAAATTTTTTGCATTGAAAGGATCTATTTACTTTCGGTTTCTTATATTTTGTGTAAGGAATCGCTTCATATGAAGAACAATAATTTCAAAAAACAATAAATTTCTTATGATCCTAAAACTGTTGTTGACAGTTTCTCTATCTAATGCTAGGATAAAGTTGTATTCATTTATGCACAAGCAAATTTGTGCAATTAATTTTTATTCTGCATGGTAGCAGAAGATTTATTTTGGCATAGTCTGCAATAAAATATAGGAATAAGTTTAAGACAAGGTATAGAAAGACAAATACCTTGTCTTTTTTTGTGTGTAGAAAGGAGGAACATACCTATAATTTGCAGACAGAAAGGAGAGAAAATGGCAGAGATAAAATTATTTGATACCTGGACATTTCAGGAACAAATGCCGGAACCATTCAGCCAGTTTTTACAAAAAGAAGGATTACGAAAAACTACTACTATGGTGGAATGGCTTTCCCAGTATAATCAGGGAAGACAGGCAACACTGCATCCCCCTACATTGAGGGCAATGCTCAATATTGCAGGGATTTATTTGAAGCAAACAGAAGGAGCCCTTGGATTTCAAAAAGGAAATTATGATTTGTTGAACTTCTATTGTATGGAATATGTAAAGGGAAATCGACGCCACGCATTGGTTTATAATCCGATCAGTGCAAAAATACGCGGTGTCTGTAAAACAGAAAAACAAACATATAAAGCTCTGGATTTTGTTGAAAGAAACGTCAGTGACGGAGAGGAAGTTCTGGCAATGCTTATTTATGTCAGTCTGGAAAAGAAAGAAGCATTATATAACCTGGAATTTGCTCAGAATTTTATTATATTCATGCAGCAAATGAAAGAAGGCTGGAAAAATGGAAAACTTGCATTAAAAGCGGCTTTTCTTTGTTGTGATAACCTGTACCGGAGAGTAGAAAATGTACAGGATTTCAACAATGAAGGAATTCCGTTGGAGAAAAGTCAGCTTGGAAAGAATGGTATGGAACAACTTTCGAAACTTGCAATCGAAAGCGAACTATACGCACCAAACGATGCGATCAAAGGTATATTTCAGATTTTGGGAGAAACGAAGAAAGCAAGAGAATGGACGTTAAAAGAATTAAAGAAGATTTACGGTCAGCACTGGTCGTTTCCAAAGGATTATGAGGATCGTATTCCACAGTTTCCAGAGGATATGAAAGTCGGGGAATATGCGCAGGATATTCTTTCTGCAATTGTAGAGTCACCTTTCCGGAAATTTATGATCACCGGAAATGCAGGAACAGGAAAGACAACAGACGCACAGATGATTGCCCAGATTTTAGGAGTGCCTTATTTTGCTTTAAACTGTGGACCGGAAACCGATGAAAGTACACTGGTGGCAGGGATTTATCCTAATTCCAGGAAAAAGACCGAAGACCATATGAAGTTTCCTTCTTTACAGGAATTTGTTGCAGATCCGATGCAGGTATTGGAAGATGTAGCCTATACAAGAAAAGAAGGGATTAGCAAAAGCGAAGCCTTTCGAGAACTGTTAGATGCAGTGTACCAGTCCGGTTACCAGAAAGCAAAAAACGAAGGGGATTTTGTAATGCAAGAATCGGAAATCATAAAAGGCTGCCGAATGCCTTCGGTGATTGAAATTATGGAGGCTTCTCTTATTGTAGAGCCGGGGACACTTGGAAAACTTAACCGGTTATTAGATGACTCCAGGAAATTGGACCTTCTGTACGGGGAAGTCGTAGAACGACACCCAAATGCAATTATCATCATCACGACCAATCTAAATTATGTTGCAAATAGGGAATTTGATTTTTCCGTAGTATCCAGAATGAATAAGGTACAGCATCGCAAAGACTTAACAGAGCAGCAGTTGGCAGAACGTGCCATGTTTCGGACAGGCTGCAAAGATATGGAAGTTTTAAAACAGATGGCAAAGGTAATGAAACGACTGGATGCAGTCGTAAAAGAAGAATTTGGAAAAGCCGGACTTTGTGGCTACAGGGAATATGAAAACTGGGTATATGAATATATGCGCACCCAAAATCTTGTAAAGGCTGCAGAAGATACGGTATTATCCAAGCTTGCTTCTGATGAAGAAGACAGGAATCTGCTCCGGCAGGTATGTATGGAGATTTATGTAGAGTGAGGAAAGGAATCTGTATGAGAAGCGAAAGAATAAGAAATAGCAGGCAGACAGAGAAGCGTTTGCTACGGGACATGGAAGTATTTTTTTCTCCTCAATTTTTAAGGTTAGTGCAACGGATTGGAAAAGAGATTACAGATAAGCATGATGCACAGATCCGATTTTATTCCGATGCAACGGATCACAGAGCCGGTTATTTTGAAGGGCGCTATATATATATCAATACTATGAATATGCTTACACAAAGTTTTCCGACTTTGGATTTGAGAAGTAAAAGTCTGATAGGTGTAGAAGGACATGAATGCGGACATCAGAATTACAGCAGTATCTATCTGAGACGGAAATATATAGATGGAATTGCAAATGGGATTTTATATCCAGCCTGGCCTATACCGGAAACGGAGCAGGAAACCCAATTTTTACAAAGTATGAAAGAGGGTTTCCAAAAGAAAGATGCGGTTCTTTTAGGACTTTATCTGCAAACAGCCGGAAGGCTGCATGGATATCTAGAAGATGCCTTTATTGAAGAACAGATGTGCAGAAGATTCCCGGGCAGTATCAGGCAGGGAATTTTGCAAAATCGTAAGAGGAATATGGAGCAGATTTCCAGTCTGAAAAGCCAGATAGTACAGGAGAAATCAAAACTAAAGATTATGTTACTTTTGTTGGTGCAATATATGTTTACCCACAAGGTCAACGTGTGGGACGGAGAAGTTACAGAATATATGGAACTGCTTAGAAACTGTATTCCGGTTCTTTCGAAAGCAATTGCTGATATGGGGGAAAGCACAAGGTATCTTGCAACAAATCAGATTTTATTGAAGTTGTGGCCTTTGTTTTTAGAAGAAGCGGAGGGCATGGAAAGAAAAATAAAATCGGCAGGAGAAAACAAAGAAAACGTATTAAAACAGACTTTTGATGAGTGGAAAGAAGATCTGCCGCAATACTCGGAAGAACCTTCCTGCAGGGAAATCCACATGGAGCGAAAGGAAGCTTCGGATGTTCTTTGGAATGGAGGAGAACTGAAACATACTGTTTCAGAAGAAATACAATCCGTTCAAATGGAAGGAGAAAGTGCAACAAAAGAGCAGGAAAGCCTGACAGAAGAAAAAACAGAGCCCTTACTTTCTGAATTGCAGCAAGAAACGGTAAAGACAATTGATATTGGAAGAGAACTTCAAAACATCTGTCTGGAATTAAAAAGAGAAGCGCGGGAAAAGAGATATGAGGAATGGATGCGGGAGCGTTTGAAAGAGATTTTAGAAAATACGGAGTTTACACCTGTGAACCAGGAAATCAAAAAGCATATTTTCCGAAAAGAAATCATTTCGCAAGCGGCATATCAAAAATACAGAAATCTTAAACCGCAAATAAAACATATCCAAACGAAAATGAAGCAGGATCTGCTGCCAGTTCTAAAAAGGAAGAAAACCTATATTCTGCGAGAACAGCATATGGGAAAAGGATTGGACATGGCACATCTGTGGAATCCTGAAAAAAGAATTTTTAAGACCAAAATTCCTTCCAGAAATATGGATACAGCGATTGGATTTTTATTGGATCAGTCTGGCTCCATAGATAACAAGCGGTGGGAAACTTCGGTTTTGACTTCCCTTTGTGTCGTGGAGTTTGCACAAATACTTGGTATACCCATCTGTGTAAATGGACATTGTACAGGGACGGAACAGACAGGTAGAAGGCAGGAGGAAATCGTGTGTTTGCATTCTTATTTGGAGTTTGAAGAAAAGAAAGAAGGAAAGTATCGGATTTTAGATATGGAAACCAGTGGAGCTAATAGGGACGGAGCAGCGCTTCTTTACATGGCAGAAAAAATGGCAAAAAGAACGGAGAAGATGAAAATTTTGATTTTTTTCTGTGATGGGCTTCCGAATGCACAAGGATATGGCGGAAAAGTGGCAAGAGAAGATTTGCAGAACGTACAGAAGCGGTTGAAACAGAAACAGATTACACTGCTTGTAGCAGCGATTGGAACGGATCAGGAAGATATCCGAAAAATTTATGGAAATGCCTGTATCAATGCAGAGGATCTGGAAAGGCTTCCGCAGCAGATTGTAAAGAAACTTTTAGATTATATGGGATAAAAACGGCAGAAGGGACTTTTTTAGGTTCCTTTTTTTGATGGGAGGATTTATGGAACAGAACAAAGAATGGGTTGAAAACTTTTGGAGTACAGGATATGTCATCCGCCTGGGAAAAGACCAGTATTTTCAGAAAATTAAAGATAAACGTATTGTGACGGCGAAAATTTGGAAAGCAGCTTTCTTCCAAAGCTTAAAGGAAGCGGAAATGTTTGCCCAAAGGTATCTTTGGTATGCCGGTATGGACCCGCAGATTTGTTATCGTGGGTGGATACTGGTATCTGTCGAAAGTGAAGAAGAACAGGAATTGTTTTGGAATGGAAAGCAGTTTGTTCCGGAAGTTGAAAAGGCAAAACTTTTTTCCAGTTCCCGGGAAATGCAGATTTATGCAAAACGTTTGGGATTATCGAGAGAGACTTATCCGGAATTATTGCCGGTATGGAAAAAACAGATGAAAAATGCTGCGTAAGGAGGAAACAGGATGGAAATTAAAAACTTAGCACAATTAAAACGAGTAATACAAGAGAAGAGAGAATTTATTATCAGAGCACATCGATTGAATAAATTTTTAGGACAGAGGAGAATACCCAACGTGGTACAAAGTAATGGATTTTATTCGGTTATATCTAGACAGCCGGAGCATGAAGTCAGTTGTGCTAACAGGGGAAAAGGAAGCTGGATTGATTTTGGAAAAGCAACTCAATGGGAATTTCAAGATGGAAAATGTAGCATGTATTTTCCAGAA
This region includes:
- a CDS encoding VWA domain-containing protein translates to MRSERIRNSRQTEKRLLRDMEVFFSPQFLRLVQRIGKEITDKHDAQIRFYSDATDHRAGYFEGRYIYINTMNMLTQSFPTLDLRSKSLIGVEGHECGHQNYSSIYLRRKYIDGIANGILYPAWPIPETEQETQFLQSMKEGFQKKDAVLLGLYLQTAGRLHGYLEDAFIEEQMCRRFPGSIRQGILQNRKRNMEQISSLKSQIVQEKSKLKIMLLLLVQYMFTHKVNVWDGEVTEYMELLRNCIPVLSKAIADMGESTRYLATNQILLKLWPLFLEEAEGMERKIKSAGENKENVLKQTFDEWKEDLPQYSEEPSCREIHMERKEASDVLWNGGELKHTVSEEIQSVQMEGESATKEQESLTEEKTEPLLSELQQETVKTIDIGRELQNICLELKREAREKRYEEWMRERLKEILENTEFTPVNQEIKKHIFRKEIISQAAYQKYRNLKPQIKHIQTKMKQDLLPVLKRKKTYILREQHMGKGLDMAHLWNPEKRIFKTKIPSRNMDTAIGFLLDQSGSIDNKRWETSVLTSLCVVEFAQILGIPICVNGHCTGTEQTGRRQEEIVCLHSYLEFEEKKEGKYRILDMETSGANRDGAALLYMAEKMAKRTEKMKILIFFCDGLPNAQGYGGKVAREDLQNVQKRLKQKQITLLVAAIGTDQEDIRKIYGNACINAEDLERLPQQIVKKLLDYMG
- a CDS encoding D-alanine--D-alanine ligase family protein, with product MDIIQECLAYFKNIDINFDLLIIADTQNKTTKNNNYIVHTDESEFFSRREFAEIASTLFYIFGYAKVFYSELDFIKFVMDEHPSSTECYIYNFSRDGIAEGKKSLIPAFCDLCGLKYTGSNAFTISLLRNKWIFTQVLSNMGILTPKSVLYTFNNHNILEPFLDTTILLKNIHESASIGLLTDNKIYLTKENLKTVDMTLQRMNTKQLLIQEYISGLECEVLVIQFKGKYYALEPVEIVINGNDFLDSLTSNLYNYSFRKLSDRLSPTVIEQIKKQAVKAAQILSIKDYARFDFRIEKDQPYLIDIAGTPYTIKHSSVAFLFENIMHLDYKDIYKTIMACSFSNYDILQS
- a CDS encoding NTP transferase domain-containing protein, whose product is MNAIILAAGHSSRMIEEKQYTHKPLLPILGLPNIERTILILNDFGINDIVIIAGIYADQYTFLQEKYGCTIVSDPNCSVSTLYGIYSIVNIIGDTFIIEGDVVLAENIFINKPYSYYYVMKYLNPEFDAWKPILDKNGRIISFEIGCFSEPCIFWSIFLE
- a CDS encoding GNAT family N-acetyltransferase, giving the protein MKLVAFQNHAFFGVSFWSKSDAEIFKKIIADISTPENLSNSENFWDDYFNDFLDEIQIHTLEIPNYVASEMNNIIEYDMAITMCQKYYSNPKQYFINWHNNKNEYSYIMNTSQALSYTQKLLEEYIYKHPDENFSLTKPSYFENNEYPYIIQKEKKSIGFIDIAIEKNFFLLRRIYLDKSYRRQRLGTQILENIITFSKLTNKELRVNVYDEEAEKFYKRLGFRKNFTNYVIRRQ